A region from the Lolium perenne isolate Kyuss_39 chromosome 4, Kyuss_2.0, whole genome shotgun sequence genome encodes:
- the LOC139839168 gene encoding uncharacterized protein, translated as MRVPKEMGALRLRCFGDSELVASQIPGTCDTTDASMIAYKKAVDQDTASFTEYVVEWVDRRKNEEADALSRLSCKRKPPPPGVFLDILTRSSVRPPREINIDEPPALDTVLVVVASNVGDWMEPYMSYLERQTLPMDEAEARMIVRHC; from the coding sequence ATGCGAGTCCCCAAGGAGATGGGCGCATTGCGCCTtcgctgcttcggcgactccgaactGGTTGCCAGCCAGATACCAGGAACCTGCGACACCACAGACGCCAGCATGATCGCCTACAAGAAGGCGGTTGATCAGGACACCGCTAGCTTCACCGAATATGTCGTCGAGtgggtcgacaggcgcaagaaCGAGGAAGCTGACGCACTCTCTAGGCTCAGCTGCAAACGGAAACCACCACCGCCGGGCGTCTTCCTCGACATCCTCACTCGCTCATCGGTGCGACCGCCCCGCGAGATCAACATCGATGAACCACCTGCCCTTGACACTGTTTTAGTCGTAGTCGCCTCGAACGTTGGGGACTGGATGGAACCATACATGAGCTACCTCGAGCGGCAAACACTGCCCATGGACGAAGCAGAAGCGCGCATGatcgtgcgccactgctag
- the LOC127347312 gene encoding uncharacterized protein gives MAEFCEDNEIRLDLALATHPELNSQAERANQRILHGLKPRLQVTLEQAVGCWAEELPSILWGIRTTPNRSTGYTPFFLVYGEEAIMPTYIDHDSSRVVNYSEEENEITRQD, from the coding sequence ATGGCGGAATTCTGCGAAGACAACGAGATTCGACTCGACCTCGCCTTAGCCACGCATCCCGAGTTGAACAGCCAAGCAGAGCGAGCCAATCAGAGAATCCTCCACGGCCTCAAGCCACGACTGCAAGTGACCTTGGAACAAGCTGTCGGATGCTGGGCCGAGGAGCTGCCCTCTATCCtctggggcatccgcacaacgccCAACAGGTCGACGGGTTATACACCCTTCTTCTTGGTCTACGGCGAGGAAGCTATAATGCCCACATACATCGACCATGATTCGTCACGTGTCGTCAACTATTCAGAGGAAGAAAACGAGATCACCCGTCAGGATTGA